CGGCCATGGGCCTCGGCCTGACAGTACACAGTACTGTCAGACTGGTGAGGATTTGCCCGGTCGGCTGCACGTTACCCACAGATTTGTCGCACACCCGCTCTGCGCCCGTGGAAACGGTCAATTTGCGCGCGCTGCGCAAATTGATTACAAACCCGGCTGGTCATGGACTTTCCGCGCATCAAGCGTCTGCCCCCTTACATCTTCAACATCGTCAACGACCTCAAGCAGCAGGCGCGCCGGGCGGGCGAGGACATCATCGACTTCGGCTTGGGCAACCCCGACGGGGCCACGCCCCCGCACGTGGTGGCCAAGCTGCTCGAAGCCGCCCAGAACCCGACCAATTATCGCTACTCGGTCTCGCGCGGCATCTACAAGCTCCGCCTAGCCATCTGCGACTGGTATCGGCGGCGCTACAACGTCGAACTCGATCCCGACAGCGAGGCGGTGGTCACCATCGGCTCGAAAGAGGGCATCGCCCACCTGGCGCTGGCCGTGTTGGGCCCGGGCGACGTGGTGCTGTGCCCGAGCCCGACCTACCCGATCCATCAGTACTCGGTGATCATCGCCGGCGGCGATCTACGGAGCGTGCCGCTGCTGCCGGGCAGCGACTTCTTCGCCAACCTGGTCGAGGCCATTCGCCAAACCTGGCCCAAGCCGCGCATGCTCATCCTCAATTTTCCCCACAACCCGACCACCGAGGTGGTCAACCTCGACTTCTTCCACCGCATCGTCGAGTTTGCCCGCGAGCACGACCTGCTGGTGGTCCATGACTTGGCTTACGCCGACCTGGTCTTCGACGGCTACCAGCCGCCGAGCTTTCTGCAGGTGCCGGGGGCCAAGGATATCGGAGTCGAGTTCTACACGTTATCAAAGAGCTACAACATGCCGGGCTGGCGGGTGGGTTTCGCCGTCGGCAACCAAGCAATGGTCGGCGCCCTAGCCCGCATCAAGAGCTACCTCGACTACGGCATCTTCCAGCCCATCCAGATTGCCGCGATCCATGCGCTCAACGGGCCGCAGGATTGCGTGCAGGAGATCTGCCAGACCTACCAGAGCCGGCGCGACACCCTGGTGGACGGGCTCAATCGCGCCGGCTGGCCGGTGGCCAAACCCAAGGCCACGATGTTCGTCTGGGCCAAGATTCCGGAAGCCTTCCTGCAAATGGGCTCACTCGAATTCTCCAAGTTTCTGCTCCAGCAGGCCAAGGTGGCGGTGTCGCCGGGCGTGGGCTTCGGCGCTTACGGTGACGAGTACGTCCGCTTTGCACTGATCGAGAACGAACACCGCACGCGCCAGGCGGTGCGCGGCATTCGTCGCGCCCTCGGAGTCGCCGACAGCGGCACAACCGCATAACCCCATGGCCGCCCCCGCGATTCGGGTCGGGCTGATCGGCTTCGGCACGATCGGCACCGGCGTCGTCAAGCTCTTGCAGCGCCAGCAGCGGCAGATCAGCGAGAAGCTCGGCGCCGCGCTCAGGCTGGTGCGCATCGCCGATCTCGACCTGAAGACCGACCGCGGCGTCAAGGTCGGTCGTAAGCTGCTGACCAACGACGCCACGGCCATTCTCAACGATCCGTCGATCGACATCGTCATCGAGCTCATGGGCGGCTATGAGCCCGCCCGCCGCTTCGTCCTGGCCGCGCTCGCCAACGGCAAGGACGTGGTCACCGCCAACAAGGCCCTGCTCGCAGTCCATGGCCGTGAGATCTTCGCCGCCGCCGAGAAGGCCGGTGTCGATCTCGGCTTCGAGGCCAGCGTCGGCGGCGGCATCCCGATCATCCGCGTGCTCAAGGAAGGCTTGGCGGCAGATCACAACCGCGCCGTCTACGGCATCGTCAACGGCACCTCGAACTACATCCTGACAACCATGACCAACCAGGGTGGGGAGTTCGAGGATGTACTGCGCGCGGCGCAAGCGCAGGGGCTGGCGGAGGCCAATCCCAGCTTCGACGTCGACGGCGTCGATGCCGCTCACAAGCTCACCCTGCTGATTCAACTGGCGCTGGGAGCACGAGTGCGTTTCGAGCGCATTCCCACTGCCGGCATCCGCCAGCTCAGCCAGCTCGACATCAGCTACGCCAAGGATTTCGGCTACGTCATCAAGCTGCTCGCCGTGGCCAAAGAAGACAGCGACGGCCTCGAAGCCTGGGTGCAGCCGGCGATGGTGCCGCGCACGCACCTGCTCGCCGAGGTCAACGGTGCGCTCAATGCCATCGCCGTGCGCGGTGAGGCCTTGGGCGCCAGCATGTACTTCGGCTTGGGCGCGGGCATGATGCCGACGGCAACGGCGGTGGTGGCCGATCTCATCGAGGTGGCGCGCAATCGCCTACACGGCAGCCGCGGGCGGGTACCGCCGCTGGGTTACCCGCTGGCGCGACAGCGCACGACCCGCATCAAGCCGCTGGGCGCGCTCACCAGCGAGTTCTATCTGCGCTTCCTGGTCCAGGATCGACCTGGGGTGCTGGCGCGGATCGCCGGCATTCTCGGCAGCCACGGGATCTCGATTGCCTCGATGATTCAACGCGGGCGTGAAGCCGGCGGCCGCGTCCCCATCGTCTTGCGCACGCATCTCAGCCCGGAAGCCGAGCTGCGCCGCGCGCTGCGGCAGATCGATCGCCTGCCCGTGGTGCGGGGTAAAGCCGTGTCGATCCGGATCGAAGACAGCCTCGGCCAGTGAGCCCGGCCCGGTCACGGCCGGCGGCGGCCGGAAAAGGGTGCGCGACAAATTTGTGGGTAACGTGGTTCGGTGTTATGGCCGTCGTTCCCGCGAAAGCGGGAATCCAGTTGGGCGTTTGGCGCTATGGACAAGCAGTTCTGCGTTTACATCCTGGCCAGCAAACGGAACGGCACGCTGTACATTGGGGTGGCCTCACAGCTGGCAACGCGGGTGTGGCAGCATAAGAGCAAGGTAGTGGAGGGTTTTTCGGCCAAGTACGGCGTTGCACGTTACCCACAGATTTGTCGCACACCCGCCGAAAAACCTTTGTCCGCCTGAACCTGGCACAGTCTCCCGAAGTTCGATAAGAGAAAGCGTGATGACCGCAGGCTCGAGCCGGGCGGCAGAACGGAGGGGATTGGAAGTATGGAGCGCAACCTCGCCCTCGAAGCAGTCCGGGTGACCGAAGCCGCCGCCTTGGCCTCGGCGCGGCTGATGGGTCGCGGCGACATTGCGGCCACTGACCGTGCCGCCGCGCAGGCAATGCGCAAGGCCTTCGCCTCGATCGCCATCAGCGGGGTAGTGGCGATTGGCGAAGGTGAGCCGGGCGAAGCCGATATCCTCTATACCGGCGAGCACGTCGGCAACGGCAGCGGTCCATCGGTAGATGTGGCGCTCGATCCGCTCGAGGGCGCCACCATTTGCGCCACCGGTGGTTACAACGCCTTGTCGATCATCGCCATGGCCGAACGCGACGGCTTCTTGCGTTGTCCCGACATGTACATGGACAAGATCGCGGCCGGCACCGAAGGCCGCGGCGTGATCGATCTCGACAAGTCGGCCACCGATAACCTGCGCGCGCTGTCGGAGGCCAAAGGAGTGTACGTCGCCGACCTGACCGTGGCGGTGCTCGATCGCCCGCGCCACGAGCAGCTGATCAACGAAATCCGCAAAGCCGGGGCGCGCGTGCGCTTGCTCAGCGATGGCGACGTTGCCGCCGGCATGGCGGCCACCCGGCCGGGCTCGGGCATCGATCTACTGGTGGGCACCGGCGGTGCCCACCAGGGCATTCTCACCGCGGCGGCAATGCGCTGCTCGGGCGGCGAGATGCAGGGCCGCCTGCGCATCCGCAACAGCGAAGACGCCGCACGCGCGGCCGCGGTCGGGATCACCGACTTGCAGAAGAAGTACGGCGCCGAGGACATGGCCTCGGGCAGCGTGATGTTCGCCGCCAGCGGGGTCACCGACGGTGATTACCTGCGCGGAGTCCGCTTCTTCAAAGGCGGCGCCACCACCAACTCGGTGGTGATGCGCTCGCGCACCCGCACCATTCGCTTCATCGAAGCCATCCACCGCTTCGATTTTAAGCCGGAGTACTGATGCGCCGGGGCCGTGCCAAAGGACTTGAATCGCTGGCAGGGCGGCGCGGACACGCGCCGGTTGCGGCGTTGAGGGCTGCCGGCTAGGAAGATCGCCGTTATGGAAACCAGCTCCACCCTCTTCGAGCGCCACGAGGCGGTCGCGATCCTGACCGTCAATCGGCCTCAGGTGCTCAACGCGCTCGACGACCAAACGCTCGCCGAGCTGGGCCTACACCTGGCCGGCTGCCGCCCGGCGGGGGTGCGCTGCTTGATCATTACCGGTGCGGGCGAGCGCGCCTTCGTGGCCGGAGCCGATATTGCCGCGATGTCGGCCATGTCGAGCATCGCGGCGCGCATATTTGCCCGCCGCGGGCAGGCGCTGATGCGCAGTCTCGAGGAAATGCCGATTCCGGTGATCGCCGCAGTCAACGGTTTTGCTCTAGGCGGCGGTCTGGAGCTGGCGCTGGCCTGCGACTTCATCTACGCCGCCGACAGCGCCAAGTTCGGACAGCCCGAAATCAACTTGGGCATCATCCCGGGCTTCGGCGGCACCCAACGGCTGGCGCGCCGCATCGGGATCGCACGCGCGCGCGAGCTGACGTACACCGGTGCAACCATCAGCGCGGCCGAGGCCGAACGCCTCGGCTTGGTCAACCGCGTGCTGCCACGCACCGATTTGCTTCCCGAGGTCTTGCGCGTGGCCGCCGACCTCGCCGGCAAGGCCCCGCTTGCCCTGCAGCAGGCCAAGGCCGCAATCAGTGCCGGTGCCGACATGGCGCTTGAAGACGGCTGTCGCTACGAAGCCGAAGCCTTCGCCCTGACCTTCAGTACCGCCGATCAGAAGGAAGGCATGGCCGCCTTCTTGGCCAAACGCAAAGCCGCTTTTGCCGGACGTTGACTGTGAGCGCCGATCCATCAGACTGGCAGGTGTGTTTCAGCTCGCCGCTGGATGCCGAGGCCCACATCGTGCGCGGCTACCTCGAACATTGGGGTGTTCCCTGCCACCTCGGCAGTATGCGCTTCGGGCTCGAGCCACTGACCTTCGGCGCCCTCGGGCAGGTGCATGTCTTGGTGCCGCCGGACTGGCTGCGGGTGGCACGCGGACTGATTCGCGGCCGTCTGGGCAACGGCAGCGCACGGGGAGGCCATGAGCACGAACAAGAGTGATGGCCTAGCCGGGCGCCGGACGCCGGCAAGCCAGCGGCTGCCGCGCTACTCGACCGTCTCCGACATGGAGGTCGAAGCGCTTTACACCGAGGCGCAACGCAACGGTTCTCGCCCCGAGCTCGACTTGGGTTCACCCGGTGAGTTTCCATACACTCGCGGTATTTATCCGTCGATGTACCGTGGCCGGCTGTGGACCATGCGCCAGTTCGCCGGTTTCGGCTCGGCGCGCGATACCAACGAGCGTTTCAAGTTCCTGCTGGCCCAAGGGCAGACCGGCCTGTCGACCGCCTTCGATATGCCGACATTGATGGGTTACGACGCCGATCACCCGCGTGCGCTCGGCGAGGTCGGCCGCGAAGGCGTGGCCATCTCCTGCCTGGCTGACATGGAAGAGCTGTTCGCCGGCATTCCGCTGGGCGAGGTCACCACCTCGATGACGGTCAACTGCACCGCCAGCATTCTGCTGGCCATGTATTTCGCGGTGGCCGAGAAGCAGGGCGTGTCCTGGCGCCAGCTCGGCGGCACCATTCAAAACGACATGTTCAAAGAGTTCATTGCGCAGAAGGAGTGGATTTGCCCGCCGCAGCCCTCCTTGAGGATCGTCATC
The Deltaproteobacteria bacterium DNA segment above includes these coding regions:
- the alaC gene encoding alanine transaminase, which gives rise to MVMDFPRIKRLPPYIFNIVNDLKQQARRAGEDIIDFGLGNPDGATPPHVVAKLLEAAQNPTNYRYSVSRGIYKLRLAICDWYRRRYNVELDPDSEAVVTIGSKEGIAHLALAVLGPGDVVLCPSPTYPIHQYSVIIAGGDLRSVPLLPGSDFFANLVEAIRQTWPKPRMLILNFPHNPTTEVVNLDFFHRIVEFAREHDLLVVHDLAYADLVFDGYQPPSFLQVPGAKDIGVEFYTLSKSYNMPGWRVGFAVGNQAMVGALARIKSYLDYGIFQPIQIAAIHALNGPQDCVQEICQTYQSRRDTLVDGLNRAGWPVAKPKATMFVWAKIPEAFLQMGSLEFSKFLLQQAKVAVSPGVGFGAYGDEYVRFALIENEHRTRQAVRGIRRALGVADSGTTA
- a CDS encoding homoserine dehydrogenase gives rise to the protein MAAPAIRVGLIGFGTIGTGVVKLLQRQQRQISEKLGAALRLVRIADLDLKTDRGVKVGRKLLTNDATAILNDPSIDIVIELMGGYEPARRFVLAALANGKDVVTANKALLAVHGREIFAAAEKAGVDLGFEASVGGGIPIIRVLKEGLAADHNRAVYGIVNGTSNYILTTMTNQGGEFEDVLRAAQAQGLAEANPSFDVDGVDAAHKLTLLIQLALGARVRFERIPTAGIRQLSQLDISYAKDFGYVIKLLAVAKEDSDGLEAWVQPAMVPRTHLLAEVNGALNAIAVRGEALGASMYFGLGAGMMPTATAVVADLIEVARNRLHGSRGRVPPLGYPLARQRTTRIKPLGALTSEFYLRFLVQDRPGVLARIAGILGSHGISIASMIQRGREAGGRVPIVLRTHLSPEAELRRALRQIDRLPVVRGKAVSIRIEDSLGQ
- a CDS encoding GIY-YIG nuclease family protein, with translation MDKQFCVYILASKRNGTLYIGVASQLATRVWQHKSKVVEGFSAKYGVARYPQICRTPAEKPLSA
- the glpX gene encoding class II fructose-bisphosphatase; the protein is MERNLALEAVRVTEAAALASARLMGRGDIAATDRAAAQAMRKAFASIAISGVVAIGEGEPGEADILYTGEHVGNGSGPSVDVALDPLEGATICATGGYNALSIIAMAERDGFLRCPDMYMDKIAAGTEGRGVIDLDKSATDNLRALSEAKGVYVADLTVAVLDRPRHEQLINEIRKAGARVRLLSDGDVAAGMAATRPGSGIDLLVGTGGAHQGILTAAAMRCSGGEMQGRLRIRNSEDAARAAAVGITDLQKKYGAEDMASGSVMFAASGVTDGDYLRGVRFFKGGATTNSVVMRSRTRTIRFIEAIHRFDFKPEY
- a CDS encoding enoyl-CoA hydratase/isomerase family protein; the encoded protein is METSSTLFERHEAVAILTVNRPQVLNALDDQTLAELGLHLAGCRPAGVRCLIITGAGERAFVAGADIAAMSAMSSIAARIFARRGQALMRSLEEMPIPVIAAVNGFALGGGLELALACDFIYAADSAKFGQPEINLGIIPGFGGTQRLARRIGIARARELTYTGATISAAEAERLGLVNRVLPRTDLLPEVLRVAADLAGKAPLALQQAKAAISAGADMALEDGCRYEAEAFALTFSTADQKEGMAAFLAKRKAAFAGR